The following coding sequences are from one Halorubrum sp. BOL3-1 window:
- a CDS encoding MarR family transcriptional regulator: protein MIDNMCSMRHSGKWMTSVDDRILEYLHENKPTTPTKMTTKASLPYSRQHVDRRCKKLDEEGLVESLGNGVYMITEDGGAYLEGRLDTESWEYIDRKSNETDSNDTLGDAANKKDR from the coding sequence GTGATAGATAATATGTGCTCAATGAGGCATTCGGGTAAGTGGATGACTTCTGTTGATGATCGGATTTTGGAATATCTTCATGAAAATAAACCAACAACACCGACAAAAATGACTACAAAAGCTTCCCTACCCTACTCTCGACAGCACGTCGATAGAAGGTGTAAGAAACTGGATGAGGAGGGTCTTGTTGAAAGTTTAGGAAATGGGGTCTACATGATCACTGAAGATGGTGGGGCCTATCTCGAGGGTCGGTTAGACACAGAATCTTGGGAGTATATTGACAGAAAGAGTAACGAAACAGACTCCAATGATACTCTTGGAGACGCTGCCAACAAAAAAGATCGATAA
- a CDS encoding glycosyltransferase family 4 protein, with amino-acid sequence MGGAHRWQRLISELPDKMECRVLCPPPAYPYGEFENTHRPIKREEIDGVPVTRLWTLQPKEDSRAHQSNLGRILNYVIFSLFASLYVLVNFWRYDSVVTVSSPHTTFLPGAVAKLLGCAWIVDIFDLWLDNAEDMGYVEEGTIPYRYIWTLEWLAITKSDAITVITETMAQAYVDKFDVSRGKFTLLPFGVDSDLFVPAPKTTDSNRVLYVGNMGDSHALRPFLEAFQQLPERYTLELVGDGKRRNELETFAAELGIADRIQFSGFVDRSEVARRLQNSALSIVPLQQDFQLDYARPNKLLESMAVGTPYVASDIRELRRVSEESNGGVVAPNDPGAVAEAIQMLLEDPERREQMGKDAVSYIDEQHRWPTLGTRVAEVIRKIG; translated from the coding sequence ATGGGCGGTGCCCATCGATGGCAGCGACTTATCTCGGAACTCCCCGACAAGATGGAGTGTCGCGTACTCTGTCCACCGCCAGCGTATCCATATGGAGAATTTGAGAACACACACCGCCCGATCAAACGTGAAGAGATCGACGGGGTCCCGGTAACTCGGCTCTGGACGCTTCAGCCCAAAGAGGACAGTAGGGCGCATCAGTCGAACCTCGGTCGTATCCTGAATTATGTGATATTCTCCCTGTTTGCGTCGCTGTACGTACTGGTAAATTTCTGGAGATACGACAGCGTCGTCACCGTCTCTTCTCCGCACACGACGTTCCTCCCGGGCGCAGTCGCGAAGCTTCTCGGATGTGCTTGGATCGTGGATATCTTCGATCTGTGGTTGGATAACGCCGAAGATATGGGATATGTTGAGGAGGGAACTATCCCGTATCGATATATCTGGACACTCGAATGGCTCGCAATCACCAAATCCGACGCCATTACAGTCATCACGGAAACGATGGCACAAGCGTACGTAGACAAATTCGATGTCTCGAGGGGGAAATTCACTCTCCTTCCGTTCGGAGTCGACAGTGATCTGTTTGTGCCGGCACCGAAAACGACGGATTCGAACCGTGTTCTCTACGTCGGAAACATGGGTGATTCGCATGCTCTCCGACCGTTTCTCGAGGCGTTTCAGCAGCTCCCCGAACGGTACACGCTGGAATTAGTCGGTGATGGAAAACGGAGAAATGAACTCGAGACGTTCGCCGCTGAGCTGGGCATCGCTGATCGTATCCAATTCTCCGGATTTGTCGACCGATCGGAAGTTGCCCGGCGGCTTCAGAATTCGGCACTAAGTATCGTTCCACTTCAACAGGATTTCCAATTGGATTATGCACGGCCCAACAAGCTCTTAGAAAGTATGGCGGTCGGTACGCCGTATGTCGCAAGCGATATACGGGAATTGCGACGAGTTTCGGAGGAATCCAATGGTGGGGTTGTGGCACCGAACGATCCAGGCGCCGTGGCAGAGGCGATTCAGATGCTTCTAGAGGATCCCGAACGACGAGAGCAAATGGGTAAGGACGCGGTTTCTTATATTGACGAACAGCACCGGTGGCCGACATTGGGTACCCGTGTCGCGGAAGTAATTAGGAAAATCGGTTGA
- a CDS encoding nucleotide sugar dehydrogenase, producing MSSRTISEQASDVDPVDEIVVIGTGFVGLPLALVLAERGKQVYGVDIDENLVEAINDASLKLESGEFHSRLEDETVQANLEASTEPRTGDAFVISVPTPLQEPSKSPDLSYVEAAVESILPYIEGGELINIESTIPPLTCEQHIVPILEDAGLEVGTDVQLAHSPERILPGNVFEEIVTNDRVIGGIDAESAHRAAKIYEPFLEGDIYFTDLVSAELCKLMENTFRDVNVALANEFALIGEDMSVDMNHVIGLANNHPRVDILNPGIGVGGHCLPVDPWFLNEVDPEHTNLITTARRINDKMPDVTAKQIRRAVASYENPKILALGATYKPNTYDQRNSPAQAIVDSLLLDGYDIDHYDRHVDGMGYDDDLRALLERAEPDVVIQLVPHDTTSSEIEEVRSWIDENQIELIRFGDSASTTNPLSE from the coding sequence ATGTCGAGTAGGACGATCTCGGAGCAGGCGAGCGACGTCGATCCGGTCGACGAGATCGTCGTTATCGGGACAGGGTTCGTCGGTCTCCCCCTCGCGCTGGTGCTTGCCGAACGAGGGAAGCAAGTGTACGGGGTCGATATCGACGAGAACCTCGTGGAGGCGATCAACGACGCCTCCCTCAAACTCGAGAGTGGTGAGTTCCACTCACGGCTGGAAGACGAGACGGTCCAAGCTAACCTCGAAGCGAGCACTGAGCCCCGGACTGGCGACGCATTTGTCATCTCAGTTCCAACTCCTCTCCAAGAACCGTCGAAGAGCCCGGACCTGTCCTACGTCGAAGCGGCCGTCGAGTCGATATTGCCGTACATCGAGGGCGGCGAGCTGATAAATATCGAATCGACGATCCCGCCGCTCACCTGCGAACAGCATATCGTACCGATCCTAGAGGATGCCGGACTGGAGGTCGGGACCGATGTCCAACTCGCCCACTCGCCGGAACGCATCCTTCCCGGCAACGTCTTCGAAGAGATCGTGACGAACGATCGCGTGATCGGTGGAATCGACGCAGAAAGCGCTCATCGGGCGGCGAAGATCTACGAGCCGTTCTTGGAAGGTGACATCTACTTCACTGACCTTGTTTCCGCGGAGCTGTGTAAGCTCATGGAGAACACCTTCCGAGATGTGAACGTCGCTCTCGCGAACGAGTTCGCGCTGATCGGGGAGGACATGAGTGTCGACATGAATCACGTCATCGGGCTGGCCAACAATCACCCGCGGGTAGACATCTTGAATCCGGGAATCGGTGTCGGAGGCCACTGTCTTCCCGTCGATCCGTGGTTCCTCAACGAGGTTGACCCAGAACACACGAACCTGATCACCACGGCCCGTCGAATTAATGATAAAATGCCGGATGTCACCGCAAAACAGATCCGACGTGCGGTGGCTAGCTACGAGAATCCGAAGATCCTCGCTCTCGGAGCGACGTACAAACCGAACACCTACGATCAGCGGAACAGTCCGGCACAGGCGATCGTTGACTCACTGCTGCTCGATGGGTACGATATCGATCATTACGACCGCCACGTAGACGGCATGGGCTACGACGACGACCTCCGTGCGTTGCTTGAGAGAGCGGAGCCGGATGTGGTAATACAGCTCGTTCCGCACGACACGACATCGAGTGAGATCGAGGAAGTACGGAGCTGGATCGACGAGAATCAGATCGAACTGATCCGCTTCGGCGACTCGGCGTCGACGACGAACCCGCTTTCAGAATAG
- a CDS encoding plasmid replication protein RepH: MCSRQPAAPSREVRLASPTGVPTDGISLPSVSPRLTEWLPDLLGKLAPHTERAIRDSTTEDPWRASSQLLNRLHPEWPNLDNTWTDDVAEAVAYIRAITARALTYDTDTEILSQYHHQRHADLTETVTAIGTGRGPVNASLGALAKGPVALHRELDARPTVLTLQLDGEAWTEVADRRTGVRALAAIAVLAAGFDVRIVVSPALHRHLSRRYPNWTECYLGLTASRDRSPHTTRREQTLEAAWDAVRDLDTEPGKRRLLGTLTTTHARRYDDLSADDAIDIAAGTVSRYVLDLETRGLVTVNRRGQQHTVQLTDLGQQAVRSCLDDDYELVHPDQRRLDERLTATPHDATSTVSPRRTGGPEATPLDEWVASTGTPDTDADYVQWLTGPDDTPASRLHERFATVAHDDAVTLVDNHSSTFEDGRVAYLSHTETETLVVLQWGGPVATLGRLAGALLSEKALAEILTPERLGREFEHLNEDTHEYAVGRQLRRGRQIGWCSDAETTYEAWRERITTVRDRLLARVAEVTEHDTTAARSELFRDLHGLIASATQLYHAAGIDLTTTLRVPDTATLARSTTRLQNLCEFLAKTVPKQSVYGIHSGYRLLFEDRPAKLCRRLPYEVESDEQLDLTMSWVIAGPTATALQDAITTALSEELTTVRDAIADGTEAAPTLEIPVVDGTTYPAIRRVVDELATAHDVQWSARQKQRLVRLCLRSFGPSETTRRACPYDVVVSLLRALSEAQTPTPADVERAAAILPPERFRPELTPTATKLYATLLRADGPLGRTTLIEQADISASSYDRRLEDVQALDRVHAVQVDGHRRWTTTEPVLPDQRTPPVTAWLPYHSDQPATASSMHRQSPIATGSTNPTLTHMRWHSRAGRDRRPPILIATAPTDTTLPMTSTDSRQPHSHCQPHHQTHTMTPTTTPTTAAATPQPTHLEGGPQQ, translated from the coding sequence ATGTGCTCCCGCCAGCCCGCGGCCCCTAGCCGAGAGGTTCGGCTCGCCAGCCCTACAGGTGTTCCTACCGACGGAATTAGCCTGCCCTCGGTGTCACCCCGCCTGACCGAATGGCTTCCGGACCTCCTCGGCAAGCTCGCGCCGCACACCGAACGCGCCATCCGCGACAGCACCACCGAGGATCCGTGGCGGGCGAGCTCACAACTCCTCAACCGCCTCCACCCGGAGTGGCCAAACCTAGACAACACGTGGACCGACGACGTCGCCGAAGCCGTCGCGTACATCCGCGCGATCACCGCGCGTGCGCTCACCTACGACACGGACACCGAGATCCTCTCTCAGTACCACCACCAGCGCCACGCGGACCTCACCGAGACCGTCACCGCAATCGGCACAGGCCGCGGCCCAGTGAACGCCAGCCTCGGCGCGCTCGCGAAGGGCCCAGTTGCACTCCATCGCGAACTCGACGCCCGGCCCACCGTGCTCACCCTCCAGTTGGACGGCGAAGCTTGGACCGAGGTAGCCGACCGTCGCACGGGCGTCCGCGCACTCGCGGCGATCGCCGTGCTTGCCGCCGGGTTCGACGTTCGCATCGTCGTCTCACCCGCACTCCACCGCCACCTGTCGAGGCGGTATCCCAACTGGACGGAGTGTTATCTCGGTCTTACTGCGAGCCGGGATCGGTCTCCCCACACCACCCGCCGCGAACAGACTCTCGAGGCCGCCTGGGACGCTGTCCGTGATCTCGACACCGAACCAGGGAAACGCCGACTGCTGGGCACCCTCACGACAACGCACGCCCGCCGGTATGACGACCTCAGCGCCGACGACGCGATCGATATCGCAGCCGGAACCGTCAGCCGGTACGTCCTCGATCTCGAAACACGCGGGCTGGTCACTGTCAACCGTCGTGGCCAGCAACATACGGTCCAGCTCACCGATCTGGGCCAGCAGGCCGTTAGATCGTGTCTCGACGACGACTACGAGCTCGTCCACCCGGATCAGCGCCGACTCGACGAGCGTCTTACCGCGACCCCTCACGACGCTACAAGTACAGTGTCTCCCCGGCGGACGGGGGGCCCGGAGGCGACACCGCTAGACGAGTGGGTCGCTTCGACCGGCACTCCGGACACAGACGCGGACTACGTCCAGTGGCTCACCGGCCCAGACGACACTCCGGCCAGCCGGCTCCACGAGCGATTCGCCACGGTTGCCCACGACGACGCCGTGACTCTCGTCGACAACCACTCCTCGACCTTCGAGGACGGCCGTGTCGCGTACCTCAGCCACACCGAGACAGAGACGCTCGTCGTCCTCCAGTGGGGCGGGCCCGTAGCCACCCTGGGACGTCTCGCGGGAGCCTTACTGAGCGAAAAAGCACTCGCCGAGATCCTCACCCCAGAACGGCTCGGCCGAGAGTTCGAACACCTCAACGAGGACACCCACGAGTACGCTGTCGGCCGCCAGCTGCGTCGCGGCCGCCAAATTGGGTGGTGTAGCGACGCTGAGACCACGTACGAGGCGTGGCGCGAGCGAATCACGACCGTCCGGGATCGGCTCCTGGCCCGTGTCGCCGAGGTCACGGAGCACGACACCACCGCTGCCCGCAGTGAGCTCTTCAGAGATCTCCACGGGCTCATCGCGTCGGCCACCCAGCTGTATCACGCAGCCGGAATCGATCTTACCACCACGCTTCGGGTCCCAGATACCGCCACGCTCGCACGCTCCACAACCCGCCTCCAGAACCTCTGTGAGTTTCTCGCCAAGACGGTCCCCAAACAGTCCGTCTACGGGATCCACTCAGGGTACCGGCTGCTGTTCGAAGACCGGCCCGCAAAGCTGTGCCGGCGGCTCCCCTACGAGGTCGAGTCCGACGAACAACTCGATCTCACGATGTCGTGGGTCATCGCTGGCCCGACGGCCACGGCGCTCCAGGACGCAATCACCACGGCCCTCAGCGAGGAACTCACCACTGTCCGAGACGCGATCGCCGACGGAACTGAGGCCGCACCCACCCTCGAGATCCCCGTCGTCGACGGCACGACCTACCCGGCCATCCGACGGGTGGTCGACGAGCTCGCGACGGCCCACGATGTCCAGTGGTCGGCCCGTCAAAAACAGCGGCTCGTCCGGCTGTGTCTCCGCTCGTTCGGCCCGTCGGAGACCACCCGACGGGCGTGTCCATACGATGTCGTGGTGAGTCTCCTGCGGGCGCTCTCCGAGGCACAAACGCCGACACCGGCCGACGTCGAACGCGCCGCAGCCATCCTGCCGCCCGAACGCTTCCGACCAGAGCTCACGCCGACAGCGACCAAGCTGTACGCTACCCTGCTCCGAGCCGATGGCCCGCTCGGTCGGACCACGCTGATCGAGCAGGCCGATATCTCCGCGAGCAGCTATGACCGCCGGCTGGAAGACGTCCAAGCTCTCGACCGCGTTCACGCCGTCCAGGTGGACGGCCATCGCCGGTGGACCACGACGGAGCCAGTCCTACCAGATCAGCGGACACCACCGGTAACAGCGTGGCTTCCGTACCATAGCGACCAGCCCGCGACCGCGTCGTCGATGCATCGACAGTCACCCATCGCCACTGGGTCAACCAATCCGACACTCACGCACATGCGGTGGCACTCCCGCGCTGGCCGGGACAGACGTCCACCCATTTTGATCGCCACCGCACCCACCGACACCACCCTTCCGATGACATCCACTGACAGCCGACAGCCGCACAGCCACTGCCAACCGCACCACCAAACCCACACAATGACACCGACTACTACGCCAACAACAGCAGCCGCAACGCCACAGCCGACCCACCTTGAGGGAGGCCCCCAGCAATGA
- a CDS encoding PadR family transcriptional regulator — protein MSSPRTNPDTTYSVAELSAIHRDLLWVLARTGPCESHLLHQALTDYYSESINHSQVCDALEALTERDFVTTDGQKKYHLTESARRALSARQAWQAGTLTTTSEGGSE, from the coding sequence ATGAGTAGCCCTCGCACCAACCCCGACACGACCTACTCGGTCGCCGAACTCTCAGCCATCCACCGCGACCTGCTCTGGGTACTCGCACGGACAGGCCCCTGTGAGAGTCACCTACTCCACCAAGCACTCACCGACTACTATTCCGAGAGCATCAACCACAGCCAAGTCTGCGACGCACTCGAAGCACTCACTGAACGCGACTTTGTCACCACCGACGGCCAGAAAAAATACCACCTTACGGAATCGGCCCGACGCGCACTCTCCGCCCGGCAAGCGTGGCAAGCTGGCACGCTCACCACCACCAGCGAGGGAGGATCAGAATGA